A stretch of the Teredinibacter haidensis genome encodes the following:
- a CDS encoding GNAT family acetyltransferase, with product MKVRVYNEEDQDSVILLWEECGLVVPQNNPTRDIERKLKVDPDLFLVGTNENGIVATVMGGYEGHRGWINYLAVKPSEQRKGYGQSIMQAVELRIKDKGCPKINLQVRTTNEAVIAFYAAIGYGNDNVVGLGKRLEHVS from the coding sequence ATGAAAGTACGCGTATACAACGAAGAAGATCAAGATTCCGTCATTTTACTTTGGGAAGAATGCGGCTTAGTTGTGCCACAAAATAATCCAACCAGAGATATAGAGCGAAAGCTTAAAGTTGACCCTGATCTTTTTCTGGTTGGCACCAATGAAAATGGAATAGTAGCAACTGTAATGGGTGGTTATGAAGGTCATCGAGGCTGGATTAATTATCTAGCTGTTAAGCCTTCGGAACAACGCAAAGGCTATGGACAGTCTATTATGCAGGCAGTAGAGTTGCGAATTAAAGATAAAGGGTGCCCTAAAATCAACTTGCAGGTACGCACCACGAATGAAGCAGTTATCGCATTCTATGCTGCAATTGGTTATGGCAACGATAATGTCGTTGGTCTAGGAAAGCGCCTTGAACATGTTTCATAG
- a CDS encoding lipocalin family protein, producing the protein MKLLSAIFLVIFVGAYASAEEELNCEYLVGTWVGSSFEYSIQSQKTFQSTFNKDGTFEMVFNFADGVVDESQKESGVWECDGRYVVEHTLTVSETEVEYVDLYEYLELTASYSKYRAVLANCDDVIGDCNGKLYESVKIR; encoded by the coding sequence ATGAAATTATTATCCGCTATATTTTTGGTAATCTTTGTTGGTGCATACGCTTCGGCAGAAGAAGAGTTGAATTGTGAATACTTAGTCGGTACTTGGGTTGGTAGTAGTTTTGAGTACAGCATACAATCCCAGAAAACGTTTCAATCCACCTTTAATAAAGATGGAACATTTGAAATGGTATTTAACTTTGCTGATGGCGTTGTAGATGAATCACAGAAAGAGTCTGGGGTGTGGGAGTGTGATGGGAGGTATGTTGTAGAGCATACGCTGACAGTTTCTGAAACTGAAGTTGAGTATGTAGACTTGTATGAATATTTGGAGTTAACAGCGTCTTATAGCAAGTACAGAGCTGTTCTAGCTAATTGTGATGATGTTATTGGGGATTGTAATGGAAAGCTGTATGAGTCAGTAAAAATTCGTTAG
- a CDS encoding DUF2938 domain-containing protein → MNDELLFRLFTSSVIIGTGATLVMDLWGILLQRILGIVPLNYALVGRWLANIPRGAFCHENISMVKPVALESVIGWVSHYLIGITFAAALIIFTGNKWLIEPSIVPAITFGALTVAFPFFIIQPCFGFGIAAAKTPKPNVARFRSLLTHLVFGLGLYFTAIINLLFLE, encoded by the coding sequence ATGAATGATGAATTATTATTTAGACTGTTTACCAGTTCTGTCATTATTGGCACTGGTGCAACCTTGGTAATGGATCTTTGGGGCATTCTATTACAGCGTATTTTGGGTATTGTTCCACTTAATTATGCTTTGGTCGGTCGCTGGTTAGCAAATATACCTAGAGGTGCATTTTGTCATGAAAATATCAGTATGGTGAAGCCAGTTGCGTTAGAGTCAGTAATCGGTTGGGTATCACACTATTTGATCGGCATTACATTTGCGGCAGCACTAATAATATTTACCGGAAATAAATGGTTGATTGAGCCATCTATAGTGCCTGCGATAACATTTGGCGCATTAACCGTAGCTTTTCCCTTTTTTATAATACAGCCTTGCTTTGGTTTCGGTATTGCCGCAGCCAAGACCCCTAAGCCAAATGTGGCTCGCTTTCGCAGTTTATTAACTCATCTAGTCTTTGGCTTAGGCCTCTATTTCACTGCCATAATCAATCTATTGTTTTTGGAGTAA
- a CDS encoding helix-turn-helix domain-containing protein, translating into MLKKSLDIGEVVKRAGLPASTLRYYEEKGLIKSVGRHGLRRMFDVSVLHRLSLISLGRLAGMSLEEINTMFSRDGIAKINRQQLSNKADELEQKIMHLSTMRDGLRHAASCPEPNHFECPKFNQMLRLANRQIRVLNKKS; encoded by the coding sequence ATGTTAAAAAAATCCTTAGATATTGGCGAAGTAGTAAAACGCGCGGGATTGCCTGCATCAACTTTGCGTTATTATGAAGAAAAAGGCTTAATTAAATCAGTTGGCCGACATGGGTTGCGGCGTATGTTTGATGTCAGTGTACTGCATCGATTATCCTTGATTTCATTGGGGCGACTTGCAGGTATGTCGTTAGAAGAAATCAATACGATGTTTTCTCGCGATGGTATTGCAAAAATAAATAGACAACAATTATCAAATAAAGCGGATGAGTTAGAGCAAAAGATTATGCATTTAAGTACAATGCGTGATGGTCTGCGACATGCGGCAAGTTGTCCTGAGCCAAATCATTTTGAATGCCCAAAGTTTAATCAAATGCTTCGTCTTGCTAATCGTCAAATAAGAGTGTTAAATAAAAAGAGTTGA
- a CDS encoding VOC family protein, with protein sequence MGIKFINTIVFCSDIKLSKNFYESILGVQVEKDLGDIVFFGNNLVLHCADSITSTVFKREKSAPPSMQGKKNILIYFEVENLEQIFSKIGKIVKVIHGVEKQAWGQKVFRFYDPDGHIIEFGEPFDVNS encoded by the coding sequence ATGGGCATAAAATTTATAAACACTATTGTCTTCTGCTCGGATATAAAACTATCAAAAAACTTCTATGAAAGTATATTGGGTGTACAGGTTGAGAAAGATCTTGGAGATATAGTGTTTTTTGGCAATAATCTGGTACTGCATTGTGCAGATAGTATCACCAGTACAGTATTCAAACGAGAAAAAAGTGCCCCTCCGTCAATGCAGGGTAAAAAAAATATATTAATCTACTTTGAAGTAGAAAACTTGGAGCAGATTTTCTCCAAGATTGGGAAAATCGTAAAAGTAATTCATGGTGTTGAAAAGCAGGCATGGGGGCAAAAAGTATTCAGGTTCTATGATCCAGATGGCCATATAATCGAGTTTGGAGAGCCATTCGATGTAAATTCATAA
- a CDS encoding NIPSNAP family protein: MVTCYLKYVLDPFKIKEFEYYSKLWIPLVAKFGGNHHGYFLPHEGASNVAIALFTFPSLAEYEVYRQQASDDSECQAAMKYYEETKCFLSFERSFMKPLFQ, translated from the coding sequence ATGGTCACATGCTATTTGAAATATGTGTTAGATCCATTCAAGATAAAGGAGTTTGAGTATTATTCAAAACTCTGGATTCCATTGGTTGCAAAGTTTGGAGGTAATCATCATGGTTACTTCTTGCCTCATGAAGGGGCAAGTAATGTAGCTATTGCGCTATTTACATTTCCAAGTTTAGCTGAGTACGAAGTTTATCGTCAGCAAGCAAGTGATGATTCAGAGTGCCAAGCTGCGATGAAATATTATGAAGAGACCAAATGCTTTTTGAGCTTTGAGCGCTCATTTATGAAGCCTCTGTTTCAATAG
- a CDS encoding BrnT family toxin, with protein sequence MLFDWDEEKRNKTLLERGIDFIDAAFVWEDPFRQERADERNNYGEKRIQTIGKVSFGILLVVYTERVREDGKEVIRIISVRKAGRKERKEYETRTFALRRIV encoded by the coding sequence ATGCTATTTGATTGGGATGAAGAAAAAAGAAATAAAACTCTCTTAGAAAGAGGGATTGACTTTATTGATGCAGCTTTCGTTTGGGAGGATCCGTTTCGTCAAGAGCGAGCGGATGAAAGGAACAATTATGGAGAAAAACGAATCCAAACCATAGGGAAGGTGAGCTTTGGTATCTTGTTAGTTGTTTATACGGAGCGTGTCCGAGAGGATGGTAAAGAAGTCATCCGTATTATTTCTGTGCGGAAAGCGGGACGAAAAGAGAGGAAAGAATACGAAACTCGCACTTTTGCATTGAGGAGAATCGTATGA